From the Elusimicrobiota bacterium genome, the window TAGCTTCCGCTCCGGTAGAGTAAGTGGAACGATACACTTTATACCCGCTGATAATCCCCGACGGCGGCGGATTCCAGGTTAGTACAATCTTCCCATTATCAGCTTTTGACCCTACCCCCTGAGGCGAACCAGGCGGAACAATGGGGCTTACATTTGTAAGTTTAACTGCATCCGCCATAACATAGCCATTAGCTTTATTTGTCTGAACAATAGTCGTCATACCTTCGTTAAACTTAAATGTTCCCATCTTAACCCATTGCCCACTAAGCGCCTGCTGGTTTGCTAAGTATGTAGAAACACCGTCCGCGTGAGTTATAAGATATGGTGCATCTGTTGCGCGGTTAGTTCCTGCAATCCACCATGAATAAACAGTATAATTCCCTGCTTCAGGTATTGATACGTTCCAGGTAACTATTTTTGAACCATCCCCGCCGCCAGACCTATGATACCCGCTGCCATAGTAGACCCCGCTTCCCGCGAATGACGTTTCATCTTCAAACCCGCCATTTACGCACGCAGCATCTTTACTGTCAATAATAATATCGCTTGACGGTTTTACAAGCGTCATACTCACCCCAGTTTTATCTTCGTTTGATTTTAGCACGATATACTCAAGCGTACCGGTAGTATACCCGCTGGAAATAACTTTTAGATCATAAATACCGGGTAACAAATTCTCTAGTTTATATGTCCTATCCGGTTGAATATAAACGTAACTTGCTTCAACAGTCGTACCTGTCATCAACAACTTTATCAAAGTTGTCGTCGATATTGACTGAGGATTATCCCCAAACCCTATCACCCCGCTGATTGAAGAAGTATGCCCATTCACGGCAAGCACCGATAATAACATCATACTGAACACCAAACTAATAATTCTAAACCTAATGCCTTTATTCAAAGCTAAGGTTCCCCCTTTCGTACTTTATAATAATATCAATAAATTTTCTTGATCACAGTACCCGGGAAGTAATGCATAAGTATCTCATTATACTTTTTACCCTTATTCCCCATCCCGATCGCGCCTTCTTGACACATTCCAACTCCATGACCCCAACCACACCCGATAAACCTATAAATTTCCTCACCGGACGCAGCGTCTTTATCTTTTTCGAGTACAAACTTACCGGTATTAAACGCAAACACTCCGCCTAACGCCATACGTATTGAATACTCTTTCTCAACTTTTTTACTGGTATTACTCCCGACAATTTCTACCCACCTAAGTGTCCCTGCCGGCCCGCGGTCCCCAAGCTTAATCTCTTGTAATGTCCCAATAGGAATAGTTTTATTAATCAATACCTCAAGCTCGGACTTCTTAAACTCTTTTGTCCAGCGATACCGTGTTGCATTCATACAATACGCTTCGGGTTTAGACTTTACCCACTGCGTAAACTGTGATTCAGATAACGGTACCTTATATTCTTTATTCAAAGCTTCATCAAAATCACCTTTTGCAAGCATATACCCGGACGACCCGCCGCCCCATACCGCACCGGGATCTTCCATAAACCCGCCGCATACCGCGGAATATACTGTTGATGCAAGATTACCATTGAATGTAATAACTTCACCCTTAGTTTGTGCTACTGCATCATTTGTGGGAGCCGATTCGCGGCTCAACCCGCCATACGCCTGGCAATGCACTTCTGAACATAAATCAAATCCATCTGTCTTATGGCGGCCCAATTTAGCCAATGTTTCAGTACGTGCAGCCACTGCCTGCGCTTTTTGCGCTTCCAACGGCGCATTAGTCCCGATTTCAGCAGGCACCACACCGTTGACATACTCATCTATCGGCAGTTGATTAATCACCGACAACAACCCGTCCATCCCGATCCGTATCTCAAGATTACGGCGGTACAACTTACCCGCAACACCAACTGACTTTCCTTCTTCCTCAGATTTCATTGCGATGAGGTCATCAAATACGCCGAACGACTGTTCCGCAGGAGTAACGAGTTCCAACTGCGACTTTGTGGTTGGCGGAATTATCATCTGATGTATCCATGTTTGGTCATACCCTGACGCTACCAGCTGTGTTTTAAGTTTTTCCGCTTCTTCCCGCGTAGCTGCATCACCGACTCTAACTTTATACCATGGTGATTCATATATTACATACACAGGAACACCGGTAATCATTTGTTTAATTTTATTAGCTTCAGTATCCGCATTTTCCTGACTTGAATACGACGCAGGTGCTGCACGGAAGACCGTTTTTGCCGCCCCGCCTTCGCCTTTGATCTTTATAGTCCACATATCCCATGCCGCAGCCGAAGATATCACAACACCGTTTTTGTCAAGGAAAGAAAACTTGCCGTTTGAATACACAGTAACCGTCGGCCGGCCTTTTAAAATTCCGATCTTAATATTATCCAGAAGCTCTGCTGAATACTTCAATCCCGCACCGCTGGATGTAGATGAAGCAGACGCAGTTGTTCCCGCTGCTGCTGCAGACGGTTGGCGTAACCACGCGTCAGTATACCCGATCCCCACCATTTTTTGGCGCATAGCTTCCGCTTGTTCACGCGTATCAAACTGCCCCACACGAACCTTGTATAAATCACCTTCCAATGTGGAAAACACAGGGTCAGTAATACCCGTACCGGCAACTTTTGTTTTGATAGTATCTGCAGACTCTTTCAACCTTGTACTTGAAATCTGAACTGACCATTTGGAAGGATTTAACTGCACTTCCTCCCCAGCTTCCAACGGAACTTCTATAGAATCAGATGCGATCCAGCAATCTGTGTAACCAAGTTTAACAAACTGATCCCTAAGCTTACTAGCTTCTTCCTTAGTCTTACAATCACCCATACGCACTTTATACAATCCGCCTTCGGTGATAACATGCGCTTTTACACCGGGAACGATATTCATCACAGCCTTACCCATACCCTGTGCACCGTCATAACTTTGCATTGACCCGAGCTGCACGCGGAACCCCGGCATATTCTTCATCGGGATAACTTTATCCGACTTTACAAGAGTCGATTCATCTCTTACTTCCAGCCACTTCGCTTTCTGAAATTCCATACAGCCGGTTAGAATAAATGTGCACGCAAAAACTGTGACAATACCTAACTTTGCCAACCCTAGATTACTTTTCTCCATCTTACCTCCGTTGGTATAACAATACAATAAAACTATATTAAATGCTAACTGCGGTTTTATTATAACTTAACGTTTAACGATACGCGTATAGGGCTCCCAAGGTCTCCCATCTGCCAATATGCAAGATCCGCTATAATATCCATATTACCCATTTTATAAACAATCCCGCCGCCAAATGTTAATCCCGCGCCTACTACTTCAGTTGTTTGATAACCGCCACGCACAGCGATACCCATGTCTTTGCTTACAGGATAAATATATTCCGCACCCGCGCGAATGTTCATTTTGCCTGAACTAATAAAATAATTAATATCCCCGACAATATTCAATGCGTTCTCCATCATCTTATACGCCGCACCCGCACGAACTGTCATCGGTAATCCAGCCTCTACGGAATCAAGTTTCATCGCAGTCCCAAGGTTCTGTAATGCCGCGCCAATCATGATATCCTTGCTCATAATATACGTTACTCCGGCATCAATACCCATTGCTGAGCCCGCTTTTGATGAAATTGTTTCAGATACCATCTTACCATTCAACCCTACCAGCAACGCGTCATTAATCTTGCGTCCCAATCCAACAGTTACAGCCATATCGCTGTAACTAAGTTTTTTCCCGGTGATATCAATCCCGCCATCCGTTGCTTCCTTAGTTTCATCAATCTGCGCGCTTGCCATACTCAACGCTGCACCAACAGTACCAATCCCTGCTAACGGGACAGCACCGGCAACAAATTCGTAATTGATTCCACTAACCCACATATTATGAGTGAATCCAATTTCCTTTTTTTCAACTAACGCTAATCCCGCCGGGTTGAAGTATATTGAATTAACGTCATTTGCCGCACCGGTAAACGCTCCGGCCATCCCCGCCGGGCGAGAACCCGGGATAATGCTTAAGAATGCCGCACCGCTGGTACCACCTGCGCCATAACATAACGACACCGCCACCGCTAAACACACCGCTACTGCCAACCCTGCTACTTTCTGCTTTGCCATTCTACCTACTCCTCCTCTCACAACTTTTGTTTATACCCTATATACACCACTAAATATATAATTCATACCTTAACAACTATCTGATCACAGCTAAATTCCCAACCTTTTTTTCGCTACCGTGTTTCAATAAGTATATGTACAACCCCGGCATAACTTCCTGCCCATCGTCATTCTTAACATTCCATTCATAGTATCCGTCACCATTAGTTTCCTCACCCCACCACACAAGCGTACCGGAAATATCATAAATATAAATCTTACAAGTCGTCGTAAGGTTTGTGAAGATAATACTCTTCTTTACTGAATCTGCATTAATGTACGGATTAGGATACACCGTTGCATTGTTAAGATTAGACTTCACCGTACTTGCCAACCCGTAACACGGCAGCACAGAGAACACTGAGAACTGTGAAACCTCAGCGGTTACCGTATTATTCACGGTATCCACAACTGATGTATACACAGGCTCCCACACGCGGTTAAGAGAGTCGAGATGTACCAATTTAAGAGTACTTTCATCTATGATACCCGATATTGCCGCCTCGAATTCTTGTGTATACTTGACAGTCATTGTAACAGTCTTCCCGGACGCACATGGCTGCGATACAGCATTACCGTTATAATCCTTAAATGTAATATCAAAATAATTCATGGCTGTAATAATCCCTGTATTAGTCTTATACCGCGAATCATTTCTTACAGTATCATTAGCATCATTCACAGCAAGACTGGAAGAAGTGAAAGTACTAACCACTACAGAATACTTCGCTGAGAGATCACCGTTTGCGATATTCAATCCCACAACCTGTGTCCCATTAGTATCAGCGCTGGTAACCGCAAAATCCGCGGTTGACAAAATCAACATCCCTTTAGATACGACTGAACACTTAGTTTTATCCTCATTCCCTGCAGTATCCAGCGATGTAACAGCATAAAGATAACTCTTCCCGCTTTCAATCCCGATATCCGTCCAGTTAAGGCCTGCTGTTGTTGTGGAGCACACCATCCCAGCAACTGATGTGAAAACATAAGTTGCACGGTAAATATTATACATCGCAGCATTACTATCCTTAGACCAGGTAACTACCAGCCCGTCGGTTGTACTTGACACTTTTACAGAAACATTTAATGGTACAGATTCCGGAGAAACAATATCATTTCTCAGCAATACCTTCCCGCTTTTCGCCCAACCCGGCATATACGCTACTACCCACACATTATCATACAGATTATCCCCTATACTTAACGGCCCGAAACTACCGTTCGACGCAGCAACCGTACTTACCACCAACGATGCGGAAGTAAGGTCAATCTTACTATAAACTTCAACAACCGCGTTTGCGATAACCGCCCCGGCATTACCTTCAACTGTATCATTTGTACCCACGGGATTTTGGGATATAACAACATTTGCACTTACCGGAGAGGTAGTTGTTGCGAGGAAGTACACGCTTTTACCAGTAGTAACATAAAAATTATCTCCATCAGGGCCAATAATTTTCCACCACCCCTTACCAGCTGAACCATGAGAACAAACATACAAATTCCCGCTGGTATCCACATCCATATCTATCTCCGCATAAGATACGTACGTCAATCCAATAACCGCACCAGTATCCGCGTTGAGTTTAACTATATACCCGCCTTTGTTTATATACAATATCTTAGTCGAAGTACTGGAATAAATATCCAATACACACCCAACTCCTTCACGTGTAGCGTATACAGCATCAAAATCCGCAGTAGTTTTAGACCATTGAGATATACCGTTAATATCATACTTCTCAACAACCTTACTACCTAATGTTGTAGACATATACACAACATAATAATTATTATTACTGTCCACAGCTACATCTTTTAACTGGTCCGCTATATTAACAACACTAGTTATCACCGTACCGTCCACCCTCGGACTCGTCCATCGTATTCCATCAAAAACGTTATAGATCTCTACACGCCCGCGCTGCACCGCAGCAGTAACAATTTTTTTTGTGTTACTACTGCCAATAACCGTAAAATTCTTAAATGTTCCAGAATTATTTTCCTGATAGGACAAAACCGCTACGGGATTAGTACCATCCGGGTTGTAACGGTACACTATCTGATTCTGCACTTCTGACGGCCACGCATTCGGTGAAGTACCCGTTCCACCCTGGAACCAATCCGCAACGTAAATATACCCCTCGCTGTCAATCACCGGTTTTATTGGCCCGTCGTCATCCCATCCACCGCCATAAATACCGCCCCAGATCGTTGTTGGCGCAGCTAACTGCGTGCAATACCCTGTAGTAGAAGTGAACACCATAACTTTACCGTCGGACTGAGTTAACGGGTCACTATCCGCATTTGCACCGGTAATACCATTACTTGTTTTTACCGAAACAAACACCTTCCCGTAATTTGTATCTCCGATATTTTTATTAACAAAAATACCGTTAAATTTATACGTACCATCCATACTATCAGTAGCATACTGCCCGAGCAACCTAGCGCTAGTGTTTGCATTTGACCCTGCACGTATAACAATCCTATACGTCCCGGTACTCACAGGATCATCGCTATCATCCAACCCGTTCCATACAACACTTTTTTGCCCGCGGGTTGTTTCATACCGCGCTTCCCATAATTTGCGGTACAACACAGTTTCCGTGGTGTCCATCACACGCACATACACTGTTGCCGGTTCATTCAGGGTAAACATAATAGTTGTGCCCTGTGCGATACTAACATTCTCGTTAGACATCTTAACGTCTGACACCATAATATTAGCCGACACCAGCGCACACGCGCATACAACAATCCCAACCGTTGTTGCTACAAACCTAACATTTTTCTTAATTAATTTCATCGGTTTTTTATCAACAAAACCCCTATCTTATAAATATTTATCCTATTTACCTTACTTATTAACAGCAAACTTAACAACTTTTGTATCCGAACCTTTTTTCATAACTGCTATGAACAAGCCCGGCCCGATCTCGTTACCCTTACTATCCTTACCATCCCAAGAATACGATCCTACTGAAGTATCGGACTTTGCTATCTTATAAAACAACGTACCGCTTACATCATAGACATAAATATCACATCTATCCGTGAGTTTGCAGAACACTATACTCTTCGCTGCAGCGCTATCCGCCTTAGTATAAGGATTAGGATACACATTTGCGTTGGTAAGCTTCGTCTGAGGCGTGTCATTACTGCCAGTAGACGATGAATACCACGGCATTACGGTGAAGATTGAAAATCCCGACATCTCTGCGCTCACAATATCACTTGCCGCAGTCACCGCTGAATTTGACACTAATTCCCACGTATTATTTGTGGTGTTAAGTTTAAACAACCGTAACTTTTCTTCACCAAATTCACTAAGCCCCTGTAGTGTATACGCATTAAGATACGCCGTTGAATACCCAATGGTAAGCTTAACCTTTTGCCCGGATGATACCGGTGAACTCACAGTTGCACCAGTGCTATCCTTAAACTTAATCTCACGGATTGGCATTGATGAATACGCGGTATTAGGTAACTGTATATTAAGATCATCCCGCGCATTATTATTTGCCGTAGTAACACTTGTACTTGCGAAAGTTGAAATAGACACACTATACCCAGTTGCTAAATCACCTGATTCGATATCAATTTTTGTTACTATAGACCCTGGATCACTAACTTCAATACTAGTCGCCGTGTTTTGGTTAACCAACATCCCGCTGATTGCCGCAGGTAAGACATTTTTCTGTTCATTACCATACGCATCAACCCCTGTGACAACATAATAATATAACGTCCCGCCATTAACCGTTGTATCCGTATAACTATTCCCTGTAACTGCTGAAGCATTAAGCTTTGTTAACGACGCAATTGTTGAGATAGACGTATTATTGCGGTACACATTATACGATGCCGCACCGCTTAACGCCGTCCATGAAAGAGTCAACCCTGTCCCTGCTGAAGATACGCTTAAACCTAACCCGGTCGGCGCCGTTGCGGGGGGTTCAATGTCATTAGTAACATTCACCGCTGCGCTAGCAACCTTCCCGGACTCTGTTTGATTAATATAAACCGTACCATACCCTGTTCCTCCGGGATAACCATCACCGATATTTACCGGCCCAAAACTACCGTCCCCGGTTGCTGTAGCCTGGCCAATCATAGTTGTCAACCCGCTATCGGAATACAATTTTACACTTGCACCCGCTGTAGCAGCACCCGCTGTGCCCGTAATTGTATCCTGTGTTCCCGGCGCATTTTGCGTCACCGTAACCTTTGAAGTATCCACCGCAGTGGATACACTACCTACAGACACCGCGCCTTGTGCGCTGCTTGAATGCGTTGTTGTTGACGACGTACGTATTTTCCACCACCCGCCGGTATTCGCATTTGAAACCTGATACGTTGCGCGGTTAACCACATACACATACCCATTAGCGTCCGTACATAAATCATGCGCGCCGTAAGTATTAAACGATGATTGATCAAGAACATTACCGTTGGTATCAACGATCGCGATATATCCGCCGTTATCAACATAAATATTCCCGTCTTTAACGTTATACTCAACCCCTGTCGCGCCGTAGTTAACATTTTTCAAGCCACCGAGCTGCGCAAAGGTAAGTGCCCATACTTTTGTTGCACTTGAATACTTAACCAAGGCATAACTGGTATCCGTCAAAGAATACACTGCCGCTGCGTGCGGGTCACCAAAACATACAT encodes:
- a CDS encoding FlgD immunoglobulin-like domain containing protein, giving the protein MNKGIRFRIISLVFSMMLLSVLAVNGHTSSISGVIGFGDNPQSISTTTLIKLLMTGTTVEASYVYIQPDRTYKLENLLPGIYDLKVISSGYTTGTLEYIVLKSNEDKTGVSMTLVKPSSDIIIDSKDAACVNGGFEDETSFAGSGVYYGSGYHRSGGGDGSKIVTWNVSIPEAGNYTVYSWWIAGTNRATDAPYLITHADGVSTYLANQQALSGQWVKMGTFKFNEGMTTIVQTNKANGYVMADAVKLTNVSPIVPPGSPQGVGSKADNGKIVLTWNPPPSGIISGYKVYRSTYSTGAEAKAKKFYMPIAVDIIGTTWTDDSVKNNAWCYYVVTAVDTKYVEGLPSYECSEIITISPAISMKAFPNRINPVNSEKAAIRYSVSSIETGNITVRIYNLNGELVRTLESFHQINGNTDYTSLWDGKNDSGEFVSSGVYLVHVGLGGSKNIQRVVVIR
- a CDS encoding SpoIID/LytB domain-containing protein; the encoded protein is MEKSNLGLAKLGIVTVFACTFILTGCMEFQKAKWLEVRDESTLVKSDKVIPMKNMPGFRVQLGSMQSYDGAQGMGKAVMNIVPGVKAHVITEGGLYKVRMGDCKTKEEASKLRDQFVKLGYTDCWIASDSIEVPLEAGEEVQLNPSKWSVQISSTRLKESADTIKTKVAGTGITDPVFSTLEGDLYKVRVGQFDTREQAEAMRQKMVGIGYTDAWLRQPSAAAAGTTASASSTSSGAGLKYSAELLDNIKIGILKGRPTVTVYSNGKFSFLDKNGVVISSAAAWDMWTIKIKGEGGAAKTVFRAAPASYSSQENADTEANKIKQMITGVPVYVIYESPWYKVRVGDAATREEAEKLKTQLVASGYDQTWIHQMIIPPTTKSQLELVTPAEQSFGVFDDLIAMKSEEEGKSVGVAGKLYRRNLEIRIGMDGLLSVINQLPIDEYVNGVVPAEIGTNAPLEAQKAQAVAARTETLAKLGRHKTDGFDLCSEVHCQAYGGLSRESAPTNDAVAQTKGEVITFNGNLASTVYSAVCGGFMEDPGAVWGGGSSGYMLAKGDFDEALNKEYKVPLSESQFTQWVKSKPEAYCMNATRYRWTKEFKKSELEVLINKTIPIGTLQEIKLGDRGPAGTLRWVEIVGSNTSKKVEKEYSIRMALGGVFAFNTGKFVLEKDKDAASGEEIYRFIGCGWGHGVGMCQEGAIGMGNKGKKYNEILMHYFPGTVIKKIY
- a CDS encoding PorV/PorQ family protein; amino-acid sequence: MAKQKVAGLAVAVCLAVAVSLCYGAGGTSGAAFLSIIPGSRPAGMAGAFTGAANDVNSIYFNPAGLALVEKKEIGFTHNMWVSGINYEFVAGAVPLAGIGTVGAALSMASAQIDETKEATDGGIDITGKKLSYSDMAVTVGLGRKINDALLVGLNGKMVSETISSKAGSAMGIDAGVTYIMSKDIMIGAALQNLGTAMKLDSVEAGLPMTVRAGAAYKMMENALNIVGDINYFISSGKMNIRAGAEYIYPVSKDMGIAVRGGYQTTEVVGAGLTFGGGIVYKMGNMDIIADLAYWQMGDLGSPIRVSLNVKL
- a CDS encoding T9SS type A sorting domain-containing protein → MKLIKKNVRFVATTVGIVVCACALVSANIMVSDVKMSNENVSIAQGTTIMFTLNEPATVYVRVMDTTETVLYRKLWEARYETTRGQKSVVWNGLDDSDDPVSTGTYRIVIRAGSNANTSARLLGQYATDSMDGTYKFNGIFVNKNIGDTNYGKVFVSVKTSNGITGANADSDPLTQSDGKVMVFTSTTGYCTQLAAPTTIWGGIYGGGWDDDGPIKPVIDSEGYIYVADWFQGGTGTSPNAWPSEVQNQIVYRYNPDGTNPVAVLSYQENNSGTFKNFTVIGSSNTKKIVTAAVQRGRVEIYNVFDGIRWTSPRVDGTVITSVVNIADQLKDVAVDSNNNYYVVYMSTTLGSKVVEKYDINGISQWSKTTADFDAVYATREGVGCVLDIYSSTSTKILYINKGGYIVKLNADTGAVIGLTYVSYAEIDMDVDTSGNLYVCSHGSAGKGWWKIIGPDGDNFYVTTGKSVYFLATTTSPVSANVVISQNPVGTNDTVEGNAGAVIANAVVEVYSKIDLTSASLVVSTVAASNGSFGPLSIGDNLYDNVWVVAYMPGWAKSGKVLLRNDIVSPESVPLNVSVKVSSTTDGLVVTWSKDSNAAMYNIYRATYVFTSVAGMVCSTTTAGLNWTDIGIESGKSYLYAVTSLDTAGNEDKTKCSVVSKGMLILSTADFAVTSADTNGTQVVGLNIANGDLSAKYSVVVSTFTSSSLAVNDANDTVRNDSRYKTNTGIITAMNYFDITFKDYNGNAVSQPCASGKTVTMTVKYTQEFEAAISGIIDESTLKLVHLDSLNRVWEPVYTSVVDTVNNTVTAEVSQFSVFSVLPCYGLASTVKSNLNNATVYPNPYINADSVKKSIIFTNLTTTCKIYIYDISGTLVWWGEETNGDGYYEWNVKNDDGQEVMPGLYIYLLKHGSEKKVGNLAVIR
- a CDS encoding FlgD immunoglobulin-like domain containing protein; its protein translation is MSCFSKSVRVFTKVLFTAVVVAGVVATGFAQITVSNVSVIPTSFDPTLGYCLVQYNLSANASSVNVEIFDSSSTRVRLIASTSAVVGQNFVSWDGKNDSDASVSGGDYVVKVTAQLSATTWAGTATKPVTMGMGIATNKNTGSASLGKVYVARRTNNSITDGTAAAAGGWAWVSSTWSFSSGTYADGTVEMFTVTGGTNIASVGTFTRPDPAFDDAGPVKVSVDADDYVYVGDWYQFGYPATDAPAGRTKNTRIWRFNADGTSPTVMVDNVSNGLNIVTLGFEVRGTGSNKVLWTVAREGAGKVYYFDQFNGTKWTDTAPKSINIDGICGADITFDNAGAMYVCFGDPHAAAVYSLTDTSYALVKYSSATKVWALTFAQLGGLKNVNYGATGVEYNVKDGNIYVDNGGYIAIVDTNGNVLDQSSFNTYGAHDLCTDANGYVYVVNRATYQVSNANTGGWWKIRTSSTTTHSSSAQGAVSVGSVSTAVDTSKVTVTQNAPGTQDTITGTAGAATAGASVKLYSDSGLTTMIGQATATGDGSFGPVNIGDGYPGGTGYGTVYINQTESGKVASAAVNVTNDIEPPATAPTGLGLSVSSAGTGLTLSWTALSGAASYNVYRNNTSISTIASLTKLNASAVTGNSYTDTTVNGGTLYYYVVTGVDAYGNEQKNVLPAAISGMLVNQNTATSIEVSDPGSIVTKIDIESGDLATGYSVSISTFASTSVTTANNNARDDLNIQLPNTAYSSMPIREIKFKDSTGATVSSPVSSGQKVKLTIGYSTAYLNAYTLQGLSEFGEEKLRLFKLNTTNNTWELVSNSAVTAASDIVSAEMSGFSIFTVMPWYSSSTGSNDTPQTKLTNANVYPNPYTKADSAAAKSIVFCKLTDRCDIYVYDVSGTLFYKIAKSDTSVGSYSWDGKDSKGNEIGPGLFIAVMKKGSDTKVVKFAVNK